Sequence from the Methanobacterium alkalithermotolerans genome:
TTTTATAAATTTATATTTTTTAGCTATCCTACACATAGCATTATCTTTTAAGATTATTCTCTGTGCTTTATGTCGTCCACTTTTTACTATTATGATTGGATCTGAAATTTTCCTGGCTTCTGAGACGATTTTATTCCCCTTTAAGGTGTCACCTTCTTTAGTGTAAATTTGGCTCATTTAGTTACCCCTAAACGTCCTTCCAGTTCCAGTTCTTCGGTTATTTCACAAACCAGTTCATAATCAAGTTCCAGATCATGAGCAACTTCATAGTCATAGGCTTCTTCATAGCTACGGTAATAACCCAGAATTTCACTTTTAGCCGATTCGTAGTCAATATTTCGAACTTTTATAACTTTAATTGCACGAAGTTTATCTCTAACCGCTTCTCTTATAAAATCTGAGACACTAAGATATATTCCTGCATCAATTAAACCATTTATTTCTTCAATTTCTCGGGGTGTGACTTTAGTACCTATGGCTTTGGCCAACGGTGTTTTTGATTCTGATTCGGTCCCTGACATATGAAGTTATATATAGTTAACTATATATAAATTCTTCATTTTTGGGCTAAATTAGAAAAAAATAGTGAATTTTAAAAATTTGAGAAATATTATCTATCTTAATAATCTAATCTATATGAGGTAGTTCACATATGCCGGATCTGGATAATTTTCATTTGGTGAAAAATCAGTTTTGTAAGAAAAATAGGTAACTTCGTTTAACCTAGATTTAACGAAGTAGAATTTGATTTTTTTTTTGAAATTATCTCTGGTGATATTGATTGTAAATTTTATTTCTTATTTTATGAATAATAAAATCAAACATGAGAATATATTATAAGAATATATTATAAATTAAGCTCACATTCATTTAAAAAAGATTCAGCACCTTAAATTATAATTTTGGCCTCATTTTGATCTATACTAGAGAATAAACCATAATCCGCCTCTTCTCTATCTTCCTGAGCCCTGGCAAGCAAGTCAAATAATTCCTTTTTAAATTCATTTTTCTTCACAAATTCTATTCCAAATTGAGAAATTAATCCCCGATGGGTCTTGGGATGAATATTTTTTTTAAATAATAATGCTTTAGCAGAAAAAAACATTGCATAATATGCTCTGCTCACAGAATCATTATAAAATCCATTTTCAAATAGATTTTTTGCTGCTTCAAGCTTTTCATGAGCATTATTTATTAGAATCTTTTTCTCATCCAATCACTACACCTTCTTTATTAATTGTTGAAATAAAATGGGTGTTTTTAAGGTTTTCATATTCTTTTTGAGATATTACCTTTGCAGAAATATATATGCCTCCTTCAAGTAAAGCATCGGTAATTTTAGCCATGATTTTATTCTTTGTTTCGGCTTTTTTAGTAGAAACAATAAGAATATCAATATCCGAATCCTTATTATCTTCGCCACGGGCCACTGAACCAAATAGAATTATCTTTTTTATTTCTGGAAATCCCAGAGAATTTGCAAATTTAATGGCTAAATTTTTCCTATTCATTCCATCACCAAATATACTATAGTTTATTCTTAGTTTAAATAAATATTATTTTATTGGTTTAATTATCCAGTGCTCTAAAGAATTATTAAGATTTGAAAGGACTATTCCAAAAATGAAAAAGGATGATTATATTTTGTCTGGTGCTGTTGAAATATGGTCTGACGGTGGGGATGTCGGATCTGGAAGAGATCTAGGCCCAGGACGAAGATTTAGAAGAAAATAAAACTGAAAATAGGTCGGCTAAAGAATATTTAAAAAGGGATTATAGGGAGTATTAAAGACCTAAAAGTGGGATAAAAAGGTGGATTATAGTCAAAAATATGGGAATAATATCAAAAATAAGAATCAGACCTGGAAGTACTGTTAAACGTGCACCTCAAGGTACACTGACTCCCAGGTTTTACCTGTTATATAAAGATTGTTTTTTAGATATAAATAATTTACTGGAAATAAATTAATGAATTTTTAATCATCTCCAACTAAGAATTAGTTAAAACCGGTCCCATAATCCTGAGAAACCTCGTTATTATATTAGCAAAAAACCATGCCCCTGGTCCTTTTAGTCATCACGGGTTCCTTTAATTTATAAACCTATAATAACCGCACATATGCTTTTGAAGAAATTAATAGGACTTAAATGTGCAATGGTCCGATGTGGTAATATTCAAGGATCCAATTCTAGAAATAGTTTTTCTATAATTCACTCTACTTTAACTGAAAAGAGTGATTATGTTTAGAGTACCCTGGGTTGATGATAATGGCAAAGTTCAGGTAAATCGAGGTTTTCGTGTTCAGTTTAACAGTGCATTGGGCCCTTATAAGGGCGGGCTTCGTTTTCATGAGTCTGTAATTCATCACACCTTAAACTTTTTTAAAGTCAATAGATTTAAAAATCATCATGGCCAGTGATAAGTACCAGGCATCAGCAATATTTATGGCGTAACTATTGGTATGTCTATTTCAAATGTTAGTAATGCACTTTGAAGTTGATTTATGGTATTTTTATCTCCATGAATTTTCAATGCTCCTTCAGATTCTAGGTCTTCTACTGAATGAAAACCGGTTAATGCTGCTAAAAGAATTAATTTAGACCCTTCAAGAGTGACTGTTGATCC
This genomic interval carries:
- a CDS encoding HEPN domain-containing protein; the encoded protein is MDEKKILINNAHEKLEAAKNLFENGFYNDSVSRAYYAMFFSAKALLFKKNIHPKTHRGLISQFGIEFVKKNEFKKELFDLLARAQEDREEADYGLFSSIDQNEAKIII
- a CDS encoding ribbon-helix-helix domain-containing protein encodes the protein MSGTESESKTPLAKAIGTKVTPREIEEINGLIDAGIYLSVSDFIREAVRDKLRAIKVIKVRNIDYESAKSEILGYYRSYEEAYDYEVAHDLELDYELVCEITEELELEGRLGVTK
- a CDS encoding nucleotidyltransferase domain-containing protein, which codes for MNRKNLAIKFANSLGFPEIKKIILFGSVARGEDNKDSDIDILIVSTKKAETKNKIMAKITDALLEGGIYISAKVISQKEYENLKNTHFISTINKEGVVIG
- a CDS encoding Glu/Leu/Phe/Val dehydrogenase dimerization domain-containing protein; translated protein: MFRVPWVDDNGKVQVNRGFRVQFNSALGPYKGGLRFHESVIHHTLNFFKVNRFKNHHGQ